One genomic window of Desulfurococcus mucosus DSM 2162 includes the following:
- a CDS encoding NOB1 family endonuclease yields the protein MYTSIIVILDTGGLLAKYYRLLPHHLYRVYTTRLAAGEVVDEENKAALTDALEAGLLEVLDPDESSYSRVLEEARRIGEVSRLSETDLSIASLAVMLSGRGKVIVVTDDYSLQNLLLHLGVSFKPLRTRGIRTGREYLEYCPTCGYVPAKPGEKTCPLCGTPLTRRRASSAMR from the coding sequence TTGTATACTAGCATAATAGTCATCCTGGATACAGGGGGCTTACTAGCCAAGTACTATAGGCTCCTGCCACACCACCTCTACAGGGTCTACACTACGAGGCTGGCGGCAGGCGAGGTGGTGGACGAGGAGAACAAGGCGGCTTTGACAGATGCGCTTGAAGCAGGCCTCCTCGAGGTGCTTGACCCCGATGAGTCATCCTACTCCAGGGTCCTCGAGGAGGCTAGGAGGATAGGTGAGGTTTCAAGGCTCTCGGAGACCGATTTAAGCATCGCGTCACTCGCCGTAATGCTCAGTGGGAGAGGCAAGGTCATCGTTGTGACAGACGACTACAGTCTCCAAAACCTGCTCCTACACCTAGGGGTATCATTCAAGCCCCTGAGAACCAGGGGTATCAGGACTGGGAGAGAGTACTTGGAGTATTGCCCTACATGCGGGTATGTTCCAGCTAAGCCGGGTGAGAAGACGTGTCCTCTCTGCGGGACCCCCTTGACTAGGAGGCGGGCTTCCTCAGCAATGCGATGA
- a CDS encoding DUF134 domain-containing protein codes for MPGRCWRRRWRGVGRPPKPIHVALPPVKRVFNPEPPGVGEEYLTLPELEALRLVDLEGRSLDEAAASMNISRGYVWRLVTGARAKVARALIEGMRIIVEPGGEVEEVG; via the coding sequence ATGCCGGGGAGATGCTGGCGGAGAAGGTGGAGGGGCGTAGGGAGGCCTCCGAAACCGATCCACGTGGCCCTCCCCCCTGTCAAGAGAGTATTCAACCCTGAGCCGCCCGGCGTCGGCGAAGAGTATTTGACGCTTCCAGAGCTAGAGGCACTGCGACTAGTGGACCTTGAGGGCAGGAGCCTTGATGAGGCAGCCGCATCAATGAACATTAGTAGAGGCTACGTGTGGAGGCTTGTAACAGGGGCTAGGGCCAAGGTGGCTAGGGCGCTTATAGAAGGCATGAGGATAATTGTTGAACCCGGCGGCGAAGTAGAGGAGGTCGGCTAG
- a CDS encoding transcription elongation factor encodes MKYPLDRICVKSGVLCQSCQRKIESGLVGEDEVPVMKALIDLEDELKFLKKGEYVKSYRMSSQLVVMVRDGFEQEEISRLEEELSRRLDTRVKVIVETGEQKRLIERLLAPASLIGVNQVWLPGGIEVLNIRVSRRDRRIIERSKEEYEKLLSQLLGVEARIVFE; translated from the coding sequence TTGAAGTACCCGCTCGACAGGATATGTGTGAAGAGTGGCGTGCTCTGCCAGAGCTGCCAGAGGAAGATAGAGTCAGGGCTAGTCGGCGAGGACGAGGTACCAGTCATGAAGGCCCTTATCGACCTAGAGGACGAGTTGAAATTCCTCAAGAAGGGCGAGTACGTTAAGTCGTACAGGATGAGCAGTCAACTCGTGGTGATGGTTAGAGACGGCTTCGAACAGGAGGAGATCAGCAGGCTTGAAGAGGAGCTTTCACGTAGACTGGATACAAGGGTTAAGGTGATTGTTGAAACAGGCGAGCAGAAGCGGTTGATAGAGCGGCTCCTGGCACCAGCGTCACTAATAGGCGTCAACCAAGTGTGGCTGCCTGGAGGCATTGAGGTGTTGAACATAAGGGTGTCGAGGAGGGATAGGAGGATCATTGAGAGGAGCAAGGAGGAATACGAGAAGCTGCTATCCCAGCTACTCGGAGTTGAGGCAAGAATAGTTTTTGAATAG
- a CDS encoding protein-L-isoaspartate(D-aspartate) O-methyltransferase, translating into MQGFEEQRRLVVEGLRSLGYIRSEKTARALLRVPREAFLPPQLREYAYYDTPLPIGYGQTISAIHMVAIMTDELDPEPGDKVLEVGTGSGYQAAVLAEIVARSDPGRKGHVYSVERIPELAEYARTRLREAGYGDDVTVVVGDGTLGLPGEAPFNRVIVTAATPAVPPPLIDQLADGGRLVAPVGDRFSQRLVIVEKKGGSITKRYGMECVFVPLIGRYGWHPDSE; encoded by the coding sequence ATGCAGGGGTTTGAGGAGCAGAGGAGGCTCGTCGTAGAGGGCTTACGCTCACTTGGATACATTAGGAGCGAGAAGACGGCGAGGGCGCTCCTCCGGGTCCCACGGGAAGCATTCCTCCCCCCGCAGCTGAGGGAGTACGCGTATTACGATACACCCCTCCCAATAGGGTATGGGCAGACCATCAGCGCCATACACATGGTTGCAATAATGACTGATGAACTCGACCCGGAGCCCGGTGACAAGGTCCTCGAGGTGGGAACAGGCTCCGGTTACCAGGCAGCCGTATTAGCCGAGATCGTTGCTAGAAGCGACCCCGGGAGGAAGGGGCATGTCTACAGCGTGGAGAGAATACCCGAGCTCGCCGAGTACGCGAGGACGCGTCTCAGGGAGGCTGGCTACGGCGACGATGTCACCGTGGTGGTCGGCGACGGGACCCTCGGCCTCCCCGGTGAAGCCCCGTTCAACAGGGTGATCGTCACGGCTGCAACCCCCGCTGTGCCACCACCGCTCATAGACCAGTTGGCTGATGGAGGGAGACTAGTGGCACCCGTGGGAGACCGGTTCTCACAGCGACTCGTAATAGTTGAGAAGAAAGGAGGCTCCATCACCAAGAGGTATGGGATGGAATGCGTATTCGTCCCGTTGATCGGTAGGTATGGGTGGCACCCTGACTCGGAGTAG
- the fen gene encoding flap endonuclease-1, with product MGVDLRELIPDDAKIIIEDLRTLRGRVIAIDGYNALYQFLAAIRQPDGTPLMDGSGRITSHLSGLFYRTINIVEAGIKPVYVFDGKPPELKAKEIERRRVVREEAARKYEEAVQAGDLESARRYAMMSARLTDEMVRDAKALLDAMGIPWVQAPAEGEAQAAYMARKGDAYASASQDYDSLLFGSPRLVRNLTISGRRKLPRREEYVEVKPEVIELDKLLSKLGVTYENLVDIGILLGTDYNPDGFEGIGPKKALQLVKVYGSVEKIPKPLLKSPVEVDVAAIKKYFLQPQVTDNYRLEWRNPDPEAVKRILVGEHDFSAERVNAALDRYLKAFRENIRGEQKGLSKWFAKPGKQG from the coding sequence ATGGGCGTCGACCTAAGGGAACTCATCCCAGACGACGCCAAGATCATTATAGAGGATCTGAGGACCCTACGGGGCAGGGTTATCGCGATAGACGGCTATAACGCGCTCTACCAGTTCCTAGCCGCCATCAGGCAGCCCGACGGGACGCCCCTAATGGATGGAAGCGGCAGGATCACCAGCCACCTCAGCGGGCTCTTCTACAGGACGATAAACATTGTGGAGGCAGGGATTAAACCCGTATACGTCTTCGATGGTAAACCCCCCGAGTTGAAGGCGAAGGAGATAGAGAGGAGAAGGGTTGTCAGGGAGGAGGCTGCGAGAAAGTATGAGGAGGCAGTGCAAGCCGGCGACTTAGAGTCAGCTAGAAGGTATGCGATGATGTCGGCTAGGCTCACCGATGAAATGGTGAGGGATGCAAAAGCCCTGCTCGACGCCATGGGGATACCGTGGGTTCAAGCCCCGGCTGAGGGCGAGGCGCAGGCAGCGTACATGGCTAGGAAGGGCGACGCCTACGCCTCTGCATCCCAGGACTACGATAGCCTCCTCTTCGGGTCGCCCCGCCTAGTGAGGAATCTCACTATAAGTGGCCGTAGGAAGCTCCCGAGAAGAGAGGAGTATGTCGAGGTGAAGCCCGAGGTAATAGAGCTCGATAAACTGCTTTCAAAGCTGGGCGTAACCTATGAGAACCTGGTGGACATAGGCATCCTCCTGGGGACGGATTACAACCCAGACGGCTTCGAGGGCATTGGACCCAAGAAGGCGCTTCAATTAGTGAAGGTCTACGGGAGCGTTGAGAAGATACCGAAGCCCCTCTTGAAATCCCCTGTTGAAGTAGATGTCGCAGCGATAAAAAAGTACTTCCTGCAACCCCAGGTGACAGACAACTATAGGCTTGAATGGCGTAACCCGGATCCCGAGGCTGTGAAACGCATACTTGTCGGCGAACACGATTTCAGCGCTGAGAGAGTCAACGCAGCCCTCGACAGGTATCTTAAAGCCTTCAGGGAGAACATAAGGGGCGAACAGAAGGGGCTGTCGAAGTGGTTCGCTAAGCCCGGTAAGCAGGGTTAA
- a CDS encoding PUA domain-containing protein, producing the protein MRDLLVKPYGSLADALVEGLRRPPRRMYLRVNTLRITPVRLVELLRSRGVQAYMDEHVEEAVYVEVEGPFPLECNAENRVVVDEKTAVSLMLGANLYRPGVVKSSSFRKGDRLLAVTRHGTPVACLEATVSSRSLHRAEKGLVAYNTSSPFRAPRLSELDIYSQGLFYPQGYPSIGTSRILGPEPGELVVDMNASPGGKTSHIVQLTRGRALVVAFDRSPGKVEKLKETLTNLGLNLNVIAVPYDSRYAHLDFKLAGKADRVLVDPPCSNLGVRPRLVDDRGVRDVASLSSYQRQFLKAAARVVKPGGYIVYSTCTLTLEENEENIVYAVEELGLESVELESSPPFSEKTSYRGVVGYRYTPLSGDMPGHFIALLRKPAS; encoded by the coding sequence GTGAGGGATCTACTGGTCAAGCCCTACGGTAGCCTCGCCGACGCCTTGGTTGAAGGGTTGAGGAGGCCTCCGCGACGCATGTATCTACGGGTGAACACATTGAGGATCACCCCGGTTAGGCTGGTCGAGCTCTTAAGGAGCCGGGGAGTACAGGCATACATGGATGAACACGTTGAGGAAGCAGTCTACGTGGAGGTGGAGGGCCCCTTCCCCCTTGAATGCAATGCTGAAAACCGCGTGGTCGTCGATGAGAAAACAGCTGTATCCCTAATGCTCGGCGCAAACCTCTACCGTCCAGGAGTGGTTAAGTCAAGCTCCTTCAGGAAGGGGGATAGGCTTCTCGCTGTGACCAGGCATGGGACCCCGGTTGCATGCCTGGAGGCGACAGTATCCTCGAGAAGCCTCCACAGGGCTGAGAAAGGCTTGGTGGCGTACAATACGTCCTCACCGTTCAGGGCTCCCCGGCTAAGTGAGCTCGACATCTACTCGCAGGGGCTCTTCTACCCGCAGGGATACCCGAGCATTGGGACATCGAGGATCCTGGGGCCGGAGCCCGGTGAGCTAGTAGTAGACATGAATGCCTCGCCCGGGGGTAAGACAAGCCATATAGTCCAGTTGACAAGGGGTAGGGCACTGGTCGTGGCCTTCGACAGGAGCCCCGGGAAGGTTGAGAAGCTTAAAGAGACGCTTACAAACCTGGGTTTGAATCTAAATGTGATCGCCGTCCCCTACGACTCACGGTATGCGCATTTAGACTTCAAGCTAGCCGGTAAAGCGGACAGGGTTCTCGTCGACCCACCATGCAGTAACCTCGGCGTCAGACCCAGGCTCGTAGACGACAGGGGCGTCAGGGATGTAGCCAGCCTCTCAAGCTACCAGAGGCAGTTCCTTAAGGCGGCTGCCAGGGTGGTGAAGCCTGGTGGCTACATTGTTTACTCGACGTGCACGCTTACCCTTGAGGAAAACGAGGAGAACATAGTGTACGCTGTCGAAGAGCTTGGATTGGAGAGCGTGGAGCTTGAATCCAGCCCGCCGTTCTCGGAGAAGACCTCTTACAGGGGGGTCGTGGGCTACAGGTATACCCCGCTAAGCGGCGACATGCCGGGGCACTTCATCGCATTGCTGAGGAAGCCCGCCTCCTAG
- a CDS encoding transcriptional regulator, with protein MQLDEHEVARTRLLTAPSRMLVLMHLGARRKVDFIRAGLGAGTIYYNLILLEKAGLVRKSGNEYRLTSKGRKLAEALYGFLLKAKEILGDTTLQE; from the coding sequence ATGCAGCTGGATGAGCATGAGGTAGCACGGACCCGGTTGTTGACGGCTCCCTCCAGGATGCTTGTGCTAATGCATCTTGGCGCCAGGCGTAAAGTCGACTTTATAAGGGCGGGGCTGGGGGCTGGCACAATATACTATAACCTCATACTCCTCGAGAAAGCCGGGCTTGTAAGGAAGAGCGGCAACGAGTACCGTTTAACGAGCAAGGGAAGGAAGTTGGCTGAAGCCCTCTACGGGTTCCTCTTGAAGGCCAAGGAGATACTCGGGGACACTACACTACAGGAGTAA
- a CDS encoding CDC48 family AAA ATPase — MVRLVLKVLDAERRDYGKGIARLDPEVMEKYGIMDGDLLVIEGEAEAAALAGTGGPQDKGRGVVRLDPLLRANARAEIGASVTVEKVERRYARVVKLAPTNYHASIDDHVLESIRNKLIGHPVMEDNEIHVTIVDIPVPFRVVSVKPRGPAIITDETEVYVFEEPVGEFPRVTFDDIGGLGNVIDKIREMIEIPLKYRKVFRKLGVDPPKGILLYGPPGTGKTLLAKALANEVNAYFITINGPEIMSKYYGESEQRLREIFKLARKKSKKNPAIIFIDEIDAIAPKRDEVIGEVERRVVAQLLALMDGLESRGNVIVIAATNRPNALDPALRRPGRFDREIEIPMPDKKGRLEILKIHTRRLSELGVLSRDVDLAKIAEITHGYTGADLAALVKEAVLHAIRRQVRLDTPGEWPPPDDLLSSIKVTFEDFLFAYRSIVPSGLREIHVEVPDVRWSDIGGLEEVKRSLRENVELPLKHPEIYEKYGIKPPKGVLLYGPPGCGKTLLAKAVATESGANFIAVKGPEVLSKWVGESEKAVREIFRKARLYAPVVVFFDEIDAIASLRGIDTDSGVSERVVTQLVTEMDGVQKLENVVVLAATNRPDLLDPALLRPGRFDKLIYVPPPDYNARLEILRVHTRSVPLDRDVDLAELARSTEGYSGADLEAVVREAVMLALRESPFIERVGRKHFIGALELVKPSINEALVKFYLEWGAKARQSLPRHTVKPSIYT; from the coding sequence TTGGTGAGGCTTGTTTTAAAGGTTCTGGATGCTGAGAGAAGGGATTACGGCAAGGGGATAGCTAGACTAGACCCCGAGGTCATGGAGAAATACGGGATAATGGACGGCGACCTCCTCGTCATCGAGGGGGAGGCGGAGGCAGCAGCGCTCGCCGGCACCGGGGGTCCCCAGGACAAGGGGAGGGGTGTTGTGAGGCTGGACCCCCTGCTCAGGGCTAATGCTAGGGCGGAGATAGGTGCATCGGTAACCGTGGAGAAGGTTGAGCGCAGATACGCCAGGGTCGTGAAGCTTGCTCCAACAAACTATCATGCATCGATCGACGACCACGTCTTAGAGAGCATTAGGAATAAGCTCATAGGGCACCCAGTGATGGAGGACAACGAGATCCATGTAACGATAGTCGACATACCTGTACCATTCAGGGTTGTATCGGTTAAACCCAGGGGGCCCGCGATAATTACGGATGAAACCGAGGTCTACGTCTTCGAGGAGCCTGTGGGCGAGTTCCCCCGTGTCACCTTCGACGATATCGGCGGGCTTGGAAACGTGATAGACAAGATCAGGGAGATGATAGAGATTCCATTGAAGTATCGGAAGGTCTTCAGGAAGCTTGGTGTTGACCCACCTAAGGGGATACTGCTCTACGGTCCACCAGGCACGGGTAAAACCCTCCTAGCTAAGGCGCTTGCAAACGAGGTTAACGCGTACTTCATAACGATCAATGGGCCGGAGATAATGAGCAAGTACTATGGTGAATCCGAGCAACGTTTACGCGAGATATTCAAGCTGGCCAGGAAGAAGTCGAAGAAGAACCCGGCCATAATATTCATTGATGAAATAGATGCAATAGCACCTAAGAGGGATGAGGTCATAGGGGAGGTTGAGAGAAGGGTTGTCGCACAGCTGCTGGCTCTGATGGATGGGCTTGAAAGCAGGGGCAATGTGATAGTGATAGCGGCAACCAACAGGCCTAACGCGCTTGACCCAGCGTTGAGGAGGCCTGGCAGGTTCGACAGGGAGATAGAGATACCGATGCCTGATAAGAAGGGGAGGCTTGAAATACTCAAGATACATACGAGGAGGCTCAGCGAGCTAGGGGTTCTCTCACGCGACGTGGACCTAGCCAAGATAGCTGAGATCACCCATGGATACACTGGTGCGGATCTAGCGGCCCTTGTAAAGGAGGCCGTTCTCCACGCTATCAGGAGGCAGGTACGTCTCGACACACCTGGTGAGTGGCCCCCGCCCGATGACCTGCTCTCATCGATAAAGGTTACATTCGAGGACTTCCTCTTCGCCTACAGGAGCATAGTGCCGAGCGGGCTCCGCGAGATCCACGTGGAGGTCCCCGACGTGAGGTGGAGCGATATAGGCGGCTTAGAGGAAGTTAAGAGATCCCTCAGGGAGAACGTGGAGTTGCCCCTGAAGCACCCTGAGATATATGAGAAGTACGGTATAAAGCCGCCTAAGGGAGTCCTACTCTACGGTCCCCCTGGATGCGGTAAAACCCTGCTTGCGAAGGCTGTTGCAACTGAGAGCGGCGCTAACTTCATAGCGGTCAAGGGTCCCGAGGTGTTGAGCAAGTGGGTTGGGGAATCCGAGAAAGCTGTTAGAGAGATATTCAGGAAGGCCAGGCTCTATGCTCCAGTAGTCGTGTTCTTCGACGAGATAGATGCAATAGCGTCTCTGAGGGGGATAGACACGGATTCAGGGGTCTCGGAGAGAGTTGTCACACAGCTAGTGACTGAGATGGATGGCGTGCAGAAGCTTGAAAACGTAGTGGTGCTCGCAGCCACCAATAGGCCTGACCTCCTGGATCCAGCGTTGCTGCGTCCAGGACGCTTCGACAAGTTGATCTATGTGCCGCCGCCAGACTACAATGCAAGGCTCGAGATACTCAGGGTTCACACGAGGAGTGTGCCGCTGGACAGGGATGTAGACCTCGCCGAGTTGGCGAGGAGCACTGAGGGCTATAGTGGAGCGGATCTCGAGGCCGTTGTGAGGGAGGCCGTTATGCTGGCGTTAAGGGAGTCCCCGTTTATAGAGAGGGTGGGGAGAAAGCATTTTATAGGGGCGTTGGAGCTAGTGAAACCAAGCATAAATGAGGCCCTGGTTAAATTCTACCTTGAGTGGGGGGCTAAGGCTAGGCAGTCCCTGCCGAGGCACACGGTGAAGCCAAGCATATACACGTAG
- a CDS encoding NAD(+)/NADH kinase, which yields MYPVSSVYVVYKPTRECMDIAKKYSDLFKGRGVSVEVSTVDDASTRSVVDKDLVLSVGGDGTILRISLMLQGESTTPLILPHPCGRRNTFYDEDIPSASLIVEKVLKGDFMVQLYPRGRVCVRDRCVYFLNEAAVLNMDMGRVIGFTVTVRSAGVYSRYDFEGDGFIVSTAPGSAGYNLSARGPLVAGWGDELVLTHLNPMQLGIPSITLPAYVSVVEAASRGYTVLYVDGEKMRLLDRREPVRITGGVGFLKLVRFSSGRDLIKIVLGKRRVVY from the coding sequence ATGTACCCTGTTTCATCAGTCTACGTGGTCTACAAGCCGACCAGGGAGTGCATGGATATAGCTAAGAAGTACAGTGACTTATTCAAGGGGAGAGGGGTCAGCGTAGAGGTCTCCACCGTGGATGATGCGAGCACGAGGAGCGTGGTCGACAAGGACCTGGTGCTCAGCGTCGGCGGTGATGGGACTATTCTAAGAATATCGCTGATGCTTCAGGGAGAGTCCACCACCCCCCTGATACTCCCACACCCGTGTGGTAGACGTAACACGTTCTACGACGAGGATATACCATCGGCATCCTTGATCGTTGAGAAAGTGTTGAAAGGGGATTTCATGGTTCAACTCTACCCGAGGGGCAGGGTTTGCGTAAGGGATAGATGCGTGTACTTCCTGAACGAGGCAGCCGTGTTGAACATGGACATGGGTAGGGTGATAGGGTTCACGGTGACGGTGCGTTCAGCCGGCGTCTACTCGAGGTACGACTTTGAGGGAGACGGCTTCATCGTGAGCACGGCGCCTGGCTCAGCCGGCTATAACCTATCTGCTAGAGGCCCCCTTGTAGCCGGCTGGGGCGATGAACTAGTGTTAACGCACTTGAACCCGATGCAGCTCGGCATACCCTCGATAACGCTGCCGGCCTATGTGAGCGTTGTCGAGGCGGCTTCAAGGGGTTACACGGTGCTCTACGTGGACGGTGAGAAAATGAGGCTGCTTGACAGGAGGGAGCCTGTAAGGATAACAGGTGGTGTAGGCTTCTTGAAGCTCGTTAGATTCAGCAGTGGCCGCGACCTGATAAAAATAGTCCTGGGTAAGAGGAGAGTTGTATACTAG
- a CDS encoding ABC transporter ATP-binding protein: MPGVRLVDVVKKYGRIVAVDHVTLSINDGEFFALLGPSGCGKTTTLRLIAGLEYPDEGSIYIGDRDVTRLHPRNRDVAMVFQNYALYPHMTVFENIAFPLEVRRRELGLTRDDIRRMVVETARFLGIDHLLDRRPGQLSGGQQQRVALARALVRKPKVWLLDEPLSNLDAKLRLLMRAELKRLQKTLGITTVYVTHDQAEAMTMADRIAVMDKGRVKQVGTPEDLYYRPANMFVAGFIGTPPVNFIKSSLKKLSEEVKAERGVGIVEASKTRYVLELPGLKVPVDPGIGSMLESKGVSEVVLAVRPQQVGVVFGDGAWDVEGEVLVVEPTGTESIVTVKLGDEVVRAVVPGDARVQMGSTVRLRFEWSKTLLFDPRTEELLA; encoded by the coding sequence TTGCCCGGCGTCAGGTTGGTTGACGTAGTGAAGAAGTATGGTAGGATCGTGGCAGTAGACCATGTAACCCTCTCAATAAACGATGGCGAGTTCTTCGCCCTCCTAGGCCCCTCTGGCTGCGGTAAGACAACGACTCTGAGGCTCATCGCGGGGCTCGAATACCCTGACGAGGGAAGCATATACATAGGTGACAGGGATGTAACGAGGCTGCACCCCAGGAACCGTGATGTTGCAATGGTCTTCCAGAACTACGCGTTATACCCTCACATGACTGTATTCGAGAACATAGCTTTCCCCCTCGAAGTGAGGAGGAGGGAGCTTGGTTTAACCAGGGATGATATTAGGAGGATGGTTGTTGAGACAGCTAGGTTCCTCGGCATAGACCACTTGCTTGACAGGCGGCCAGGCCAGTTGTCCGGCGGGCAGCAGCAGAGGGTTGCATTGGCAAGGGCCTTAGTGAGGAAGCCGAAGGTCTGGCTTCTAGATGAGCCCTTAAGCAACCTTGACGCTAAGCTCAGGTTGTTGATGAGGGCTGAGCTGAAGAGGCTTCAGAAGACACTCGGCATAACCACGGTCTACGTGACGCATGATCAGGCTGAGGCCATGACCATGGCGGATAGGATAGCTGTGATGGATAAGGGTAGGGTGAAGCAGGTTGGCACACCCGAGGATCTCTACTATAGGCCGGCAAACATGTTTGTAGCAGGCTTCATAGGTACTCCCCCAGTAAACTTCATCAAGTCGTCCCTCAAGAAGCTCAGCGAGGAGGTTAAGGCTGAGAGGGGTGTTGGGATAGTGGAGGCATCGAAGACTAGATATGTTCTCGAGCTACCCGGGCTCAAGGTACCCGTTGACCCCGGTATAGGCAGCATGCTTGAGTCCAAGGGGGTTTCAGAGGTTGTATTAGCTGTCCGTCCACAGCAGGTTGGAGTAGTCTTCGGCGACGGGGCATGGGATGTAGAAGGCGAGGTCCTCGTAGTGGAGCCAACTGGTACAGAGAGCATTGTGACAGTTAAACTAGGCGACGAAGTGGTGAGAGCCGTGGTTCCGGGTGATGCAAGGGTTCAAATGGGGTCAACAGTGAGGCTCAGGTTCGAGTGGAGTAAGACGCTCCTCTTCGATCCGAGGACGGAGGAGCTTCTGGCATAG
- a CDS encoding DUF5320 domain-containing protein, giving the protein MGWWNRWWKPYPGNGPFSHLPPWERPGWVLFGSYRWYGGYVFPPGYYWGAQAADSERAWLEYRKAMIENTIRALNEELSYIDRRLKELGSTGK; this is encoded by the coding sequence ATGGGCTGGTGGAACAGGTGGTGGAAACCATACCCGGGTAACGGCCCCTTCAGCCATCTGCCGCCGTGGGAGAGGCCTGGATGGGTTCTCTTCGGCTCCTACAGGTGGTATGGTGGATACGTGTTTCCACCCGGCTACTACTGGGGTGCGCAGGCAGCGGACTCTGAGAGGGCATGGCTTGAGTACAGGAAGGCGATGATAGAGAACACTATTAGAGCACTCAACGAGGAGCTCTCATACATAGATAGGAGGCTTAAAGAGCTGGGTTCAACGGGCAAGTAG
- a CDS encoding class I SAM-dependent methyltransferase produces MARDLKTLRKHGNPCGEAGGKALLCVSVEKHLAEAVLKRLGSRSLVDPDHLVTRSGDSILIPVKDALGVNEALKEVSFKLVECSPPSKQRMRVEKVPSYDLIGGVAIVRDNVLGYMGEAELIQVLRSIHPGLRAIYVKEETVDKYRTPVLRLLWGEPVEEVLVKEYGLSFKVSLGRAYYNPRLSEEHHRVASLVRDGEVVVDLFTGIGGFPVHIASLRTALVIANDLNPEAYRLLCENIALNHRRLKGTIIPLNLDAREVEGYVKVAGRADRVIANLPKWSVEFTDVYDALLRPGGVLHIYVLSYDAESSIMELEARLPGWIHMGSRLVLEYAPRAGIYRFDLAKPDHV; encoded by the coding sequence TTGGCGAGGGATTTAAAGACACTGAGGAAACACGGCAATCCATGTGGTGAGGCAGGAGGAAAAGCCTTGCTGTGTGTGAGCGTTGAGAAACACTTGGCTGAGGCTGTGTTGAAGAGGTTGGGGAGTAGGTCCCTGGTGGACCCAGATCACCTTGTAACCAGGAGCGGGGACTCCATCCTGATACCTGTTAAGGACGCCCTGGGTGTTAACGAGGCGTTGAAAGAGGTGTCATTCAAGCTCGTTGAATGCAGCCCGCCCAGTAAGCAGAGGATGCGTGTTGAAAAAGTACCCTCCTACGACCTGATAGGGGGTGTAGCCATTGTCAGGGATAACGTGCTAGGCTACATGGGTGAAGCAGAGTTAATCCAGGTGTTGAGAAGCATACACCCAGGTCTCAGAGCCATATATGTCAAGGAGGAGACCGTCGACAAGTATAGGACACCGGTTCTCAGGCTGCTCTGGGGGGAGCCCGTTGAAGAGGTCCTGGTGAAGGAGTACGGGTTATCCTTCAAGGTCTCCCTTGGGAGAGCCTACTACAACCCGAGGCTGAGCGAGGAACACCACAGGGTTGCATCACTAGTGAGAGACGGGGAGGTAGTTGTAGACTTGTTCACGGGTATAGGTGGGTTCCCGGTACACATAGCATCCCTCAGAACCGCCCTTGTCATCGCCAACGACTTGAACCCCGAGGCCTATAGGCTTCTCTGCGAGAACATAGCGTTGAACCACAGGAGGTTGAAGGGCACCATCATACCTTTAAACCTTGATGCAAGGGAGGTCGAGGGATACGTAAAGGTGGCTGGGAGGGCTGACAGGGTGATCGCTAACCTGCCGAAGTGGAGCGTTGAGTTCACCGATGTCTACGACGCACTGTTAAGGCCCGGCGGGGTCCTCCACATATATGTGCTCTCATATGATGCTGAGTCATCTATCATGGAGCTGGAGGCCAGGCTACCCGGCTGGATCCACATGGGATCCAGGCTCGTCCTCGAGTATGCTCCGAGGGCCGGCATATATAGATTCGATCTCGCCAAGCCTGATCACGTATAG
- a CDS encoding DUF371 domain-containing protein: MEVIHARGHPSIRATHASTIEVTREEHLTERGDCIIGVAADKSPRDFSGSFKEALRRDDSILIVVFKVGDFSDFILAQGSSRLVVDDPVKLIIRRSLFVEPATVGIRANKAARDIDRGLVNALRNPGSLLEVRLYVIRLGEIESIYAGPRSILEDEPGSHVDPAG, from the coding sequence ATGGAGGTCATCCATGCACGGGGGCATCCAAGCATCAGGGCTACGCATGCATCAACAATCGAGGTGACGAGGGAGGAGCATCTTACCGAGAGAGGTGACTGCATAATAGGGGTTGCAGCCGATAAGTCCCCTAGGGATTTCTCGGGATCCTTCAAGGAGGCTTTGAGGAGGGATGACTCAATCCTCATAGTGGTGTTCAAGGTGGGGGATTTCTCAGACTTCATTCTTGCACAGGGTAGCAGTAGGCTCGTAGTCGACGACCCTGTTAAATTGATCATACGGAGAAGCCTCTTCGTGGAGCCAGCCACCGTGGGCATCAGGGCTAACAAGGCTGCCAGGGATATCGATAGGGGCCTCGTCAATGCTCTGAGAAACCCTGGATCCCTCCTTGAGGTGAGGCTATACGTGATCAGGCTTGGCGAGATCGAATCTATATATGCCGGCCCTCGGAGCATACTCGAGGACGAGCCTGGATCCCATGTGGATCCAGCCGGGTAG